A window from Leuconostoc mesenteroides subsp. mesenteroides encodes these proteins:
- a CDS encoding FRG domain-containing protein, whose protein sequence is MMDITSLQDYISLLDEKFNGQYFFRGESTDFGDTKNMASGYRWIRDNNRRFLDLIHMRHEYFREVGAHINAQEKSNFIAYAQHHGLPTELLDITANPLVALYFAVSKNPDENGFVYLFDNNLYSLKERDKSQFILDLYNPNLARLDHLPVEQQFHKFFWTDEIDEGMIQKSLFEEVNSFVYRIFQKSKILNLHAENKLQLEKLTKSDKLKATLYSSNFQRGSELRKTALTRETPIDPILLMRIDISETFDLIDVTDGKYFPPLKYLLIQPSIVFDRMKNQQGAFIYQLNTSHGSASKGYMQPIIAADTLSIPSEHKQKILRQLDNVGVNQMFIYSDDDNIAGYYKQNYNRSIQQELYPFHRS, encoded by the coding sequence ATGATGGACATAACTTCATTGCAAGATTATATATCACTACTAGATGAAAAATTTAATGGTCAGTATTTCTTTCGTGGTGAATCAACTGATTTTGGAGATACAAAGAATATGGCCAGTGGCTACCGGTGGATAAGAGACAATAACAGACGTTTTTTAGATTTAATCCATATGCGACATGAATATTTTCGTGAAGTAGGTGCACATATAAATGCGCAGGAGAAGTCAAACTTCATAGCCTACGCTCAACATCATGGATTGCCAACAGAATTACTCGACATCACGGCAAACCCTCTTGTAGCACTTTATTTCGCGGTGTCAAAAAATCCTGATGAAAATGGCTTTGTCTATTTGTTTGATAACAACCTTTACTCATTAAAGGAGCGTGATAAAAGCCAATTTATCCTTGATTTATATAATCCCAATTTAGCGAGACTTGATCATTTGCCCGTGGAGCAACAATTCCATAAATTTTTTTGGACGGACGAAATTGATGAAGGTATGATTCAAAAATCCCTATTCGAAGAAGTCAATAGTTTTGTCTATCGTATTTTTCAAAAATCAAAAATACTGAATTTGCACGCTGAAAACAAACTTCAATTGGAAAAACTTACTAAGAGTGACAAGCTCAAAGCAACATTATATTCATCCAATTTTCAAAGGGGCTCTGAGTTAAGAAAAACAGCTTTAACTAGAGAAACACCAATAGACCCAATTTTGTTGATGCGTATTGATATAAGTGAGACGTTTGACTTAATTGACGTCACCGATGGCAAATACTTCCCACCACTTAAATACTTGTTAATCCAACCGTCTATCGTATTTGATCGCATGAAAAATCAGCAGGGTGCATTCATCTACCAATTGAATACGTCGCATGGTAGTGCTTCAAAGGGATACATGCAGCCAATCATTGCTGCGGACACACTGTCTATTCCGAGTGAGCATAAGCAAAAAATATTGAGGCAACTTGATAACGTAGGAGTTAATCAAATGTTTATCTATTCTGACGATGACAACATTGCAGGATATTATAAGCAAAATTATAATCGTTCGATACAGCAGGAACTTTATCCGTTCCACCGTTCCTGA
- a CDS encoding DUF853 family protein: MTIDSFYQEINKSNFYLGMISQVYRENAYIQVENLSLLNHRNIQLEALIPNTINYFVVIDSIQGLFVGEVYQSRVNSSDSVHTAMQSGKKESVFPEIGIEILGILNGNKLTSAGFKTVGIMDKVYVANQFLIKTFVNSIELNEYPVKNSKGENKIDESGKIVYQKKLTNIAKLNEADSSYLSLKPNTLFDRHLLVIGTTNSGKSTSALSVLDKLVLSGKKVLVIDPTGEYRDSFSDDEAEKLLLGENAFISTEDIDDLFWVNFFNLSDSEDSGKAAVLANAISSLRFQNSIGETGVLIKEHQSVSSLQPKINSVTSRQFDFNLLTEQIKHEAVKQKLNKDKGGYCFERDGNLYNASIWLIKKVGYFLKSSLVNDFFVTNTSDDNLFDKIDYFMSDENKKSLYINTSKVSKSGSAGASIINLITNHVLESKVSASPFVLFIDEVHRYTRVYEEDGGLVSIAREGRKKGIFLFLTTQSPKDVPKIILGQVGTFIIHRITHYEELRAIENLLQPSTLSQIRKLAQGESIITSINLLKDLHVYFEKTNRIHYNETPLL, translated from the coding sequence ATGACAATTGATAGTTTTTATCAAGAAATTAACAAGTCAAATTTTTACTTAGGTATGATTTCCCAAGTATATCGCGAGAATGCCTATATTCAAGTGGAAAATCTGTCATTATTAAATCACAGGAACATTCAGTTGGAAGCACTAATTCCAAATACTATAAACTATTTTGTCGTAATTGACAGTATACAAGGATTGTTCGTAGGTGAAGTATATCAGTCTAGGGTTAATTCTTCTGATTCTGTTCACACTGCAATGCAGTCTGGGAAAAAAGAGAGTGTTTTTCCTGAAATTGGAATCGAGATTCTTGGAATTTTAAATGGGAACAAATTAACTTCTGCTGGATTCAAAACAGTAGGAATTATGGATAAAGTTTATGTGGCCAATCAATTTCTGATAAAAACCTTTGTAAATTCGATTGAATTAAACGAATATCCTGTTAAGAACTCAAAAGGTGAAAATAAAATTGATGAATCTGGAAAAATAGTGTATCAAAAAAAATTAACTAATATTGCTAAACTCAATGAGGCTGATAGTAGTTACTTGTCTCTGAAACCTAATACCCTTTTTGACAGACATTTATTGGTCATTGGCACAACAAATTCTGGAAAATCAACATCCGCACTTTCTGTTCTAGATAAGTTGGTCTTATCAGGGAAAAAAGTTCTAGTTATTGACCCAACTGGGGAATATCGTGACTCCTTTTCGGATGATGAAGCCGAAAAATTACTTTTAGGCGAAAATGCATTTATTTCGACAGAAGATATAGACGATTTGTTTTGGGTTAATTTTTTTAATCTATCAGATAGTGAAGACTCAGGAAAAGCCGCCGTACTTGCAAACGCAATTTCTTCGTTACGATTTCAAAATAGCATAGGCGAGACGGGTGTATTAATCAAGGAACACCAAAGTGTCTCTTCTTTGCAACCAAAAATTAACAGTGTGACTTCCAGGCAATTTGACTTTAATTTGCTAACGGAGCAAATTAAACATGAAGCTGTTAAACAAAAGTTAAATAAAGACAAAGGCGGTTACTGTTTTGAAAGAGATGGAAATTTGTATAACGCTAGTATTTGGTTAATAAAAAAAGTCGGTTATTTTTTAAAATCCTCATTGGTGAATGATTTTTTTGTTACAAACACTTCTGATGATAACCTTTTTGATAAGATTGATTATTTTATGAGTGATGAAAATAAAAAATCTCTATATATTAATACTTCTAAGGTATCAAAATCAGGATCAGCTGGAGCCAGTATTATTAATTTGATTACCAATCATGTTCTCGAATCCAAAGTTTCAGCAAGTCCATTTGTTCTATTTATTGATGAAGTTCACAGATATACCCGTGTTTATGAAGAGGATGGTGGGCTGGTGTCAATTGCAAGAGAAGGAAGGAAAAAAGGTATATTTTTATTCTTAACTACTCAAAGCCCAAAAGATGTTCCTAAAATTATTTTGGGACAAGTTGGGACATTCATTATTCATAGGATAACTCACTATGAAGAGCTGCGAGCAATTGAAAATTTGCTACAACCTAGCACATTGTCCCAAATTCGAAAACTGGCACAAGGGGAATCCATTATAACGAGTATAAACTTGTTAAAAGATCTTCACGTATATTTCGAAAAGACCAATCGGATACATTATAATGAGACGCCTCTTTTGTGA
- a CDS encoding single-stranded DNA-binding protein yields the protein MQINHHVGRLVRDVNFTVRGENETKIAYFKLAINDLKDGKATYIDYVAFNKTAELIRDYVTDVGQVVEVEFVMRNHNYTDKNTGQKIYAMQNQVTQFRIYKSNPSSKKPAVQTQVPDTQETEIADMDLPPYPDFSSNAFEYVEG from the coding sequence ATGCAAATTAATCACCACGTAGGGCGTTTAGTTCGTGACGTAAACTTTACCGTAAGGGGCGAAAATGAAACTAAAATTGCCTATTTCAAATTAGCCATCAACGATCTAAAAGATGGCAAAGCCACTTATATTGATTATGTTGCTTTTAACAAAACGGCAGAATTGATTCGAGATTATGTGACTGATGTTGGTCAAGTAGTGGAGGTTGAATTTGTGATGCGCAATCACAATTACACCGATAAAAATACTGGTCAAAAAATATACGCCATGCAAAATCAAGTGACACAATTCCGCATCTATAAATCAAATCCGTCATCAAAAAAGCCTGCTGTTCAAACACAGGTTCCCGACACTCAGGAGACTGAAATAGCTGATATGGATTTACCACCATACCCTGACTTTAGCAGTAACGCATTTGAATATGTAGAGGGGTAA
- a CDS encoding DUF4365 domain-containing protein, whose protein sequence is MTDQQIIEQRAVSEVARIVSSDIRLRPEINISDKIPYVDGGIFVYKSGKRNNECLDFQVPVQVKGTEKKAFDSHPKFSFKKDMLEYYERNSGILFFVVSETTPYTTYYRNFSPTQAKQILKSLKKQNKNQKSITLNLTRVDQKDIWKIVTSSHYLSEVFNSQARIVNVNAVDNLKNVSVTIPVGETIQTALKKEQYIISGLLQDQRVIVDTVDIININIHQVINVSTIFPNDHIEPSSLEWTSETSFRIVIGKFITVIFSIDTKRFDINWDFNSSSDRDWQLYYDKLNAFKAMLEKRQLNFKSDVFNDGSTTLHFSFSKKINETLKDVYSKLENIKRIIWLENILGKSYATQALDITSQNVLNKLLELYPSVDFNQDVPFLLHETIMGDNYYLTYENHELKNVFSNDSPFRTNHVTISNTEDKTMFTKGNPLALIKDKLWTIPNYSTSMVLENFIHPLKSIPSWYEGEVNNLVLSYIEAFDHTQNNDWLQSALKILKFDILTNQELVQINTAQICIRQLDGDIRPVSNSLYNIMQNSTEAQYRAAAALMLNIIGVFSVNWRQMTVDEKKGISEYPLMKLAYGKIKEIIDSDKYD, encoded by the coding sequence ATGACCGATCAACAAATAATAGAGCAAAGAGCCGTGTCTGAAGTAGCAAGAATTGTATCATCAGACATTAGATTAAGGCCAGAAATTAATATAAGTGACAAAATTCCTTATGTTGATGGTGGAATTTTTGTTTACAAGTCAGGAAAAAGAAACAATGAATGTTTGGATTTTCAGGTTCCTGTACAGGTTAAAGGAACTGAAAAAAAAGCATTTGATAGCCACCCTAAATTTTCCTTCAAAAAAGACATGCTAGAGTATTATGAACGAAACTCTGGAATTCTTTTCTTTGTTGTAAGTGAAACAACTCCATACACCACTTACTATAGAAATTTTTCACCGACACAAGCTAAACAAATTTTAAAAAGCCTTAAGAAACAAAATAAAAATCAAAAAAGTATTACACTCAATCTAACCCGGGTAGATCAAAAGGATATATGGAAAATTGTGACCTCATCTCACTACCTTTCTGAAGTCTTCAACAGTCAAGCCCGAATAGTTAATGTAAATGCTGTGGATAATCTCAAAAATGTATCGGTCACAATACCTGTAGGTGAAACAATTCAGACAGCGCTGAAAAAGGAGCAATATATTATTTCTGGATTACTTCAAGACCAAAGAGTGATAGTAGATACAGTAGATATCATAAATATTAATATTCATCAAGTCATAAATGTAAGTACCATATTTCCAAATGACCACATTGAACCAAGTTCCCTGGAATGGACAAGTGAAACAAGTTTTAGAATAGTGATTGGGAAGTTTATTACTGTAATTTTCAGTATTGACACGAAAAGATTTGATATTAATTGGGACTTCAACTCTTCTAGTGACCGAGACTGGCAGCTATATTATGATAAATTAAACGCTTTTAAAGCTATGCTAGAAAAACGACAATTGAATTTTAAATCTGATGTTTTTAATGATGGTTCAACGACATTGCATTTTTCTTTTTCAAAAAAAATTAATGAAACTTTAAAAGATGTTTACAGTAAACTCGAAAATATTAAAAGAATAATTTGGCTTGAAAATATTTTAGGTAAATCATACGCTACTCAAGCTTTGGACATAACGTCCCAAAATGTATTAAATAAATTATTAGAATTGTACCCAAGTGTTGATTTTAATCAGGATGTTCCTTTCTTACTTCATGAGACTATCATGGGCGATAATTATTATCTAACATACGAAAACCACGAATTGAAGAATGTGTTTTCTAATGATTCACCTTTTCGCACAAACCACGTAACAATTAGTAATACAGAAGATAAAACTATGTTCACAAAAGGGAATCCATTGGCTTTGATTAAAGACAAATTATGGACAATACCAAACTATTCAACATCCATGGTGCTTGAGAATTTTATACATCCACTAAAAAGCATTCCATCTTGGTATGAAGGAGAAGTGAATAATTTAGTTCTTAGCTACATTGAAGCATTTGACCATACCCAAAATAATGATTGGTTACAATCTGCTCTGAAAATTTTAAAGTTTGATATTCTTACAAATCAGGAATTAGTGCAAATTAATACTGCACAAATTTGTATACGTCAGTTGGACGGTGATATACGGCCAGTCTCAAATTCTTTATATAATATAATGCAAAATAGTACGGAGGCGCAATACCGTGCTGCTGCTGCATTAATGCTGAACATAATTGGTGTTTTTTCGGTAAACTGGAGACAGATGACTGTTGATGAAAAAAAAGGCATTTCCGAATATCCATTAATGAAATTGGCATATGGAAAAATTAAAGAAATTATTGATTCTGACAAGTACGATTAG
- a CDS encoding Replication initiator protein A encodes MTNDQDTHRKMERVSRDQVETNERFYKIPKALFENEFYADMKLETKMAYAILRDRFLLSIKNNWIDKNGDVYLIYKNSDLQSILSVGEKKVISLKKELADFGLLEEERQGLNKPNRLYVGNINADFEVIHRANLLGDKELSKRQFRNCQNDRSRTAKTTGQELSKRQLSETESSETNLSETETPYLDEDETNNNNGSNNFQQSFIAIGKIIEKNPELRNVVQGLIPDLLLNEPKQAQIVVRALDRGYHFLTAELEKGNSVLTLQRQLQGDVSNVLFLSKIGSKQLEYMSDHLIDINQYGNYFASGLENRLRIAVTTSQSASGF; translated from the coding sequence ATGACAAATGACCAAGACACGCACAGGAAAATGGAACGAGTTAGCAGAGATCAGGTTGAAACTAACGAACGATTCTATAAAATTCCAAAAGCACTATTTGAAAATGAATTCTATGCCGACATGAAGCTTGAAACGAAAATGGCTTATGCCATTCTACGTGATCGTTTTCTGTTATCAATTAAAAATAATTGGATTGATAAAAATGGTGATGTTTACTTGATCTACAAAAACAGTGACCTGCAATCAATCCTCAGTGTTGGTGAGAAAAAAGTCATTAGTTTAAAAAAAGAACTAGCAGATTTTGGACTACTTGAAGAAGAACGGCAGGGGTTAAATAAACCAAACAGATTGTACGTTGGTAACATAAATGCTGATTTTGAAGTTATCCACAGGGCTAACCTCTTGGGGGACAAGGAACTGTCAAAACGACAGTTCCGGAACTGTCAAAATGACAGGTCAAGAACTGCCAAAACGACAGGTCAAGAACTGTCAAAACGACAGTTAAGTGAGACTGAGAGTAGTGAGACTAATTTGAGTGAAACTGAAACCCCTTATTTGGATGAGGACGAAACAAATAATAATAATGGTTCAAATAATTTTCAACAATCGTTCATCGCAATCGGAAAAATAATTGAAAAAAATCCTGAGTTACGAAATGTGGTTCAAGGTTTAATTCCAGACTTACTTCTGAATGAGCCAAAACAGGCACAAATTGTTGTCAGGGCACTTGACCGTGGTTATCACTTTTTGACGGCCGAACTTGAAAAAGGTAATTCTGTTCTGACTTTACAAAGACAATTACAAGGTGACGTCAGCAATGTATTATTTCTATCAAAAATTGGTTCTAAGCAATTGGAATATATGAGCGACCATTTGATTGATATTAACCAGTATGGCAATTACTTCGCGAGTGGCCTGGAAAATCGTTTGAGAATTGCTGTCACAACAAGTCAATCGGCATCAGGCTTTTAA
- a CDS encoding SIR2 family protein: protein MDEEKKEVVFKSNKIRLSLTNGDNNKYYENNEELKKENNQPYEEADFRNLIHEETQRFVQQNFSNIVVLFGAGASVTNNKYTPDERGFAKTGLTVLNIAKQIFEQLKNGTYTLGENVVEVYSLDKIAEISSYSDNIIDENGNLNHEFNLEDFLSNLFAFEKFMPDRLKEKLLSTKDAILDIIVKSTSYDYNSETFKHVRLLNILSDLIKSDNKLNLVSTNYDTLIEDAAETMKWTVFDGFSFSQSPQFDSTMFDWNLVKDVPNVKTNENIYKRNVVNLLKIHGSLTWELSPSETNIVRKSKEHVTKPILIFPSSDKFAKSYQEPYFDLFNKFQNLLQKPNTLLITIGFSFADDHIARMILNAILTNNSLASLITDYNIESENKNWKELETVMNEYYNVAFLKATLHDKLTIYLGDSKHDN, encoded by the coding sequence ATGGATGAAGAAAAAAAAGAAGTGGTGTTCAAGTCAAACAAAATACGGTTATCGCTCACTAATGGTGACAATAATAAGTACTATGAAAACAATGAAGAATTAAAAAAAGAAAATAATCAACCATACGAGGAAGCAGATTTTAGAAATCTAATCCATGAGGAAACTCAGAGATTTGTACAACAGAATTTTTCAAATATAGTTGTTTTGTTTGGAGCAGGAGCTTCGGTTACCAACAATAAATACACCCCAGATGAAAGGGGATTCGCCAAAACAGGATTAACGGTATTAAACATTGCCAAACAAATCTTCGAACAACTAAAAAATGGCACCTATACATTAGGCGAAAATGTTGTGGAAGTTTATAGCCTAGATAAAATTGCGGAGATCAGTAGTTATAGTGATAATATTATAGATGAAAATGGTAACTTAAATCATGAATTCAATTTAGAAGACTTTCTTTCAAATTTATTTGCATTTGAAAAGTTTATGCCAGATAGGTTGAAAGAAAAATTATTGAGTACTAAAGATGCTATTTTAGATATTATTGTCAAATCTACGTCTTACGACTACAATAGTGAAACATTTAAACATGTCAGACTATTGAATATTTTGTCTGATCTTATTAAATCGGATAATAAGTTAAACCTAGTATCAACAAATTACGATACATTGATTGAAGATGCCGCAGAGACTATGAAATGGACTGTTTTTGATGGCTTTTCGTTCTCACAAAGTCCTCAATTTGACAGTACTATGTTTGATTGGAATTTAGTCAAAGACGTCCCAAATGTAAAAACAAACGAGAATATTTATAAACGTAATGTTGTGAATTTATTAAAAATTCACGGATCCCTTACCTGGGAACTGTCCCCATCAGAAACAAACATTGTTCGTAAGTCAAAAGAACATGTGACAAAACCTATTCTTATTTTCCCGAGTTCAGACAAGTTTGCCAAAAGTTACCAAGAACCCTATTTTGACTTATTTAATAAGTTTCAGAATTTGCTGCAAAAGCCGAATACCTTGCTAATAACAATTGGATTTAGCTTTGCTGACGATCATATTGCTAGAATGATTTTGAATGCTATACTCACCAATAATAGCTTGGCTAGCTTAATTACTGACTACAATATAGAATCAGAAAACAAAAATTGGAAAGAGTTAGAAACAGTAATGAATGAGTACTATAACGTAGCTTTTCTAAAAGCTACGCTACATGATAAACTCACGATTTATTTGGGAGACAGCAAACATGACAATTGA
- a CDS encoding IS110 family transposase translates to MAKTGEIAAFALGEKKTAMVNLPVQFVTSSTADMKGQKYSDLVDYADNSEKTSDLNNESMNDLIDLKKQFSKPGYANRNSSVTETHPIFGRDKLNYDNHDISVLRKDLNEAQKNGNNIHELAFSIRGDWLVQNNLYDPETRMIDQNKLKHAEQEVAKTLINKGFNLPLGEDENDVVWFGVIHQDTDHLNMHLWFAKKSQETRPEMIKQEGKYKGQPIGVIPLELIEQAKRQFRKQLMSSQELRRHQEILKGVGGFKQEIVEAAPENLLNDRHAKAIKQIYDALPQDMKGRWQVGNTKLSSGKGKMAKANILTDQLLDDLFSKELKPEYQGFKSLAQEYDAINIEDQGVMHKGQRKWSENKEDELKKRLANQLYKHLAKIEDTSINDIDQQMSELLSHVKKRNKRINTDKTKIAFSPQGKKMSSEPLINNVNPNSKYIGDHIPVRGGSFNKISRLWRQDIRAETKAERQFLRNQKKVEQEKAQEEYESQISRGM, encoded by the coding sequence ATGGCGAAGACTGGTGAAATTGCTGCATTTGCCCTGGGTGAAAAAAAGACGGCAATGGTCAATTTACCAGTGCAGTTTGTCACGTCTAGCACAGCAGATATGAAGGGACAAAAATACTCAGACCTAGTTGATTATGCTGATAATTCTGAGAAGACAAGTGATCTCAATAATGAATCCATGAACGATTTAATTGACTTAAAGAAACAATTTAGCAAGCCTGGCTATGCTAACCGCAATTCTTCGGTAACAGAAACGCATCCAATATTTGGTCGCGATAAACTAAATTATGATAATCACGATATTTCTGTATTGAGAAAAGACTTGAATGAGGCTCAAAAAAATGGCAATAATATCCATGAACTCGCTTTTTCAATCAGAGGCGATTGGTTAGTTCAAAACAATCTCTATGATCCCGAAACTCGTATGATAGACCAAAATAAATTGAAGCATGCAGAACAAGAGGTTGCTAAGACGCTAATCAACAAAGGATTTAATTTACCTTTGGGAGAAGATGAAAATGATGTTGTTTGGTTTGGTGTGATTCATCAGGATACTGACCACCTAAACATGCATCTGTGGTTTGCAAAAAAAAGCCAAGAAACGCGTCCAGAGATGATCAAGCAAGAAGGTAAGTATAAAGGGCAGCCAATAGGTGTTATACCTTTGGAACTGATTGAACAAGCCAAACGACAGTTTAGAAAACAATTAATGTCATCACAGGAATTAAGGCGGCATCAGGAAATATTAAAAGGTGTTGGTGGGTTTAAACAAGAAATTGTTGAGGCAGCGCCAGAGAACCTTTTAAATGACCGACATGCCAAAGCCATCAAGCAAATTTATGATGCTTTACCTCAAGACATGAAAGGGCGATGGCAGGTAGGCAATACAAAATTATCGTCTGGCAAAGGCAAGATGGCTAAGGCAAATATATTAACTGATCAACTGTTGGATGATTTGTTTTCAAAGGAGCTAAAACCCGAATATCAAGGTTTTAAGTCACTGGCACAAGAATATGACGCCATTAATATTGAAGACCAGGGTGTAATGCATAAGGGGCAACGTAAATGGTCTGAGAATAAGGAAGATGAATTGAAAAAACGCTTAGCGAATCAACTCTATAAACATTTAGCAAAAATTGAAGACACCTCAATAAATGATATTGACCAACAAATGTCTGAACTACTAAGTCATGTTAAAAAACGCAATAAGCGTATTAACACAGATAAAACTAAAATTGCATTTAGCCCTCAGGGAAAAAAAATGTCCTCCGAACCGTTGATCAACAATGTAAACCCAAATTCAAAGTACATAGGTGATCATATACCAGTGCGGGGTGGCTCGTTTAATAAAATTAGTCGCTTGTGGCGGCAGGACATCCGTGCTGAGACAAAAGCAGAACGTCAATTCTTAAGAAATCAAAAGAAAGTTGAACAAGAAAAGGCTCAAGAAGAATATGAGTCACAAATATCAAGAGGAATGTAA
- a CDS encoding helix-turn-helix domain-containing protein, with protein sequence MKHSFGSIVKAYRERKRLTQLELAVKSKGELSTATISKAETDPSHNPKLTTFIKFYKIMDVPFEEIVATLEGTADDK encoded by the coding sequence ATGAAACATTCTTTTGGATCAATTGTAAAAGCTTATCGGGAACGAAAAAGACTAACACAATTGGAATTGGCCGTGAAATCAAAAGGGGAATTGTCAACAGCGACGATTTCAAAAGCTGAAACTGATCCGAGTCACAATCCAAAACTAACGACATTCATAAAATTTTACAAAATTATGGATGTACCGTTTGAAGAGATTGTTGCGACATTAGAGGGGACTGCTGATGACAAATGA
- a CDS encoding DNA-entry nuclease has protein sequence MKNYKRGRFARRILLSTFILIGVVYLNRISILQKIVAIGSQSQLINIEKQSNSPTQNDELANLKYNGQTVVEVNHNQPTFSQDDLQIKEGGWQKLSSLDWLGRPQVANASLNQKLMPPSQKYKARERLTIKTPGYHAIKTGTNTTDWLYNRSHLIGYQFTGLNNEAKNLITGTRQFNADSRVNAKSMVTYETEIADYLHQSKNNYVRYQVKPIYKNVELVPRGVHMMAQSNDNTLKFNIYVFNVQDGWTINYLNGNAERSE, from the coding sequence ATGAAAAATTATAAACGTGGTCGTTTTGCGAGAAGGATTTTATTAAGTACTTTCATATTGATAGGTGTTGTGTATTTAAACCGTATCTCGATTTTGCAAAAAATTGTAGCAATAGGTTCCCAATCACAACTGATTAATATTGAAAAACAAAGTAATTCACCGACACAAAATGATGAGCTAGCCAACTTAAAATATAATGGTCAAACAGTTGTTGAAGTCAATCATAACCAACCAACTTTTAGTCAGGATGATTTACAAATAAAAGAGGGTGGCTGGCAAAAACTTTCGTCATTAGATTGGTTAGGCAGACCACAAGTTGCTAATGCATCGCTTAACCAAAAATTGATGCCACCCTCTCAAAAGTATAAAGCGCGTGAACGATTAACAATTAAAACGCCAGGATACCATGCCATTAAAACTGGAACGAATACTACAGACTGGTTATACAACCGTAGTCATCTGATTGGGTATCAATTTACTGGCCTAAACAATGAAGCCAAAAATTTGATCACAGGGACACGACAATTCAATGCAGATAGTCGAGTGAATGCAAAAAGTATGGTGACTTATGAAACAGAAATTGCTGATTATTTGCATCAGTCAAAAAATAATTATGTGCGTTATCAAGTCAAACCAATTTACAAAAATGTTGAGTTAGTACCCCGTGGTGTCCATATGATGGCACAGTCAAATGACAATACTTTGAAATTTAATATCTATGTTTTTAACGTTCAAGATGGCTGGACAATCAACTACTTAAACGGTAATGCAGAAAGGAGTGAATAA